Sequence from the Brevundimonas sp. SGAir0440 genome:
GCGACGGATCGATCATGACCTTCTGGCCCGACAACCCGTCCAGCGCAGCCGGCAGCTGCTCGGTCGCCTCGATGCGAACATCGTCGCCCAGCCAGCCCGGCAGGGCATTCGTGACCTTGGCCGGATCCAGGAACAGCCGCGCCTTGCCGTCCGCCGCCAGGATGGCCTGGCCGATCGGCAGAGGCGAACGGATCACATCCCCGCCGCGCACATTGAACAGCCAGGCGATCGACATCGGCGCCGTCAGCACCACCGCGTCTGCGCCGGCGTCAGCTACGGCCTTGCCGATCCGCGCCCGTTTCGACGCGTGGCTTTCGCCGGAATAGACGTCCTCGTGCGGTACGACCGGCGCCGTCGGCTGGGCGGGACGATCGGCGCCCCAGGCCAGATCCAGCGGATTGGCGTCCACGGCGCGCAACTCGGCCCCCGCCTTCTGCGCCGCCGCCTTTAAGGCGACCAAGGCATCCGGGCTGTGCAGACGCGGATCGTAACCGATCACCGCCCCCTTCGCCGCCGTCTCGAGATAAGCCGCCACGTCGTTGAGGTCGCGCCGCTCGAACAGGGCCGGATCGGTCTGGGCCTTGACCTGAACGGTGTAGCGACCGTCGGTGAACATGCTGGCGCGATCCTGAAACACCACCGCCGCCCCGGCCGAGCCGGTGAAGCCGGTCGCCCAGGCCAGGCGCTCATTGGCGTCCGGCAGATATTCGTTCTGATGCTCGTCCTCATGCGGGATCAGAAACCCGTCCAGCCCCTGCTTGGCCATTTCGGCGCGCAGCAGCGGCAGGTGCTTGGCCCCGAAGGACGGGTCGGTCGTCTCATCGAAAGTCTGGCGCATTATCGATCCTCAGCCCTTGCGCAGTTGCAGGGCGCTCCAGGCGTCATGATGGATGGTCTGCTCGACCGTGAAGCCCAGCGGCAGATAGGCCTCCAGCACCCGCTCCTCCTGCGTGCGCAGCAGGCCCGACAGGATCGCGACCCCGCCGCTCTTCAGCGCCGCCCCGATCTCGGGCGCCAGATGCACCAGCGGCGCGGCCAGAATGTTGGCGAACACCAGATCATACGGCTGATGCTGGGCGATGCGCGGATCGCTAAGACCATCGGCGAAATAGAAGTCGCACTTGGCCTCGTTGATCTCGGCGTTCTCATTGGCGATCCGGGCCGAGGGCTCGTCGATGTCGGTGCCGACGGCGATGGGCGTGCCCGTCTTGGCCGCCGCGATCGCCAGCACGCCCGTGCCGCACCCCACGTCCAGCACCTTCTCGAAGCTTTCAGTCTCCAGCAGCTTGTCGAACGCCTCCAGGCAGCCGACCGTCGTGCCATGGTGGCCCGTGCCGAAGGCGGCGCCGGCGTCGATCTTCAGCGTGACGCGACCCTCGGGCACCTTGCCCTGATCGTGCGCGCCGTAGACGAAGAACCGTCCGGCCTCGACGGGCGGCAGACCCGACAGCGACATGGCCAGCCAGTCAGCGTCCGCCAGCTTCTCGACCAGCACCGTCACCGGATAGCCCGCCAGCACCGCCTTCAGCCCCTCGACCTCGTCGTCGGTCGTGGGGAAGGCGTCGATGCGCCAGACGTCATTGTCCTCGTCCTCTTCCAGGATCGAATAGGTCGCGCCTTCCAGTCGCGGATCGGCGTCTACGGCCTCTGCGGCGGCCTCTGCGGCTGCGCGCGGACCGCGTGCGATTATCTGAAGTGCGGACTCGGACATTTTTCAAACACCGGTAATATGGCGAATCGTAGCGATCCGGTGCTGAACACCCGTCGCCGCCGCGTTTTTATCAAACCGAGGGGTCGGGGAATACATGGCCAAGTCACCGTCTACGTCTAAACCAGCGTCGCCAAAGCCGGCGACCGCCGCTTCCAAGCCTAAAGCCGCGCCGAAGTCGAGCGCCGTGAAGACCGTTGCCGAGAAAACCGCCGCGCCCAAGGCCGCTGCCAAGCCGGCAGCCGCTGCGCCGAAGGCCGCCGCCGCGAAGGCTGTCGCGCCCAAGACTGCGACGCCCAAAACCGCCGCCCCCAAGCCTGCTGCTAAGCCGGTCGCCGCCAAGGCCGCAGCCAAGCCGAAAACCGCCCCTGCCCCCAAGGCTGCTCCAAAAGCCGCTCCCAAGGCTGCTGCACCCAAACCGGCCGCAGCCAAGCCCGCCGCCGCCAAGACGGCAGTGAAGCCTGCAGCTTCGAAAGCGGCCGCACCGAAGGCGACGGCGGCAAAGCCTGCAGCGGCCAAAACTCCTGCGCCGAAAGCCGTCGCTTCGAAACCCGCCGCCGCCTCGAAGGCCGCGCCTGTCGCCAAGCCGGCCACAGCGGCGCCCAAGCCTGCCGAGCCCGTCGCCGCGCCCAAGCCCGCCGCTGCGCCCGCCGCTGCGGCGCCCGCGCCGACGCCGGCACCCGCTGCCAAGCCGGTCGAAGCCCCCAAGCCGGCGCCGGCGCCCGCCGCCAAGCCCGAGGAAAAGGGCTTCTTCGCCAAACTGGGCGACATGATCTTCGGCAAGCGCTGATCGCCCTTCCTCTCTGATCCAGCAGATCGCCGGACGGCTCGCCCGTCCGGCGATTTTCGTTTGCGGGCCGAAATTTACGGCCTGCGCTCGCCTGGGCTAAAAACCACGAATACTTGACTTCTGCGCAGGGGCTTCTATATGCCCCCCAGCCTCGGGACAGGTCTGCGATACGCGCCGCCCGCTCGCCCAAAGAGGGGCGGTTCCGTTGCTGCTATGCACGCAGACGCTTTCTCTCCCAAGGATTCATGACCGAATTTTCCCAACTGGGCCTTTCGCCCACGACCCTTCAGGCCGTCGCCGACACCGGCTACACGACCGCCACGCCTATTCAGGAACAGGCGATCCCCGTCGCCCTCGCCGGCCGTGACGTGCTCGGCATCGCCCAGACCGGCACCGGCAAGACCGCCGCCTTCACCCTGCCCCTGGTCGATCGCCTGTCCACCGGCCGCGCCCGCGCCCGCATGCCGCGCGCCATCGTCCTGGCCCCGACCCGTGAACTGGCCGACCAGGTCGCCGAGAGCTTCGCCAAATACGCCAAGGGCACCAAACTGAGCTGGGTCCTGCTGATCGGCGGCGTCTCCATGGGCGACCAGGTTGCGGCGCTGAACAAGGGCGTCGATGTCCTGATCGCCACGCCCGGCCGCCTGCTGGATCTGTTCGAGCGCGGCAAGATGCTGCTGACCGGCGTCGAGATCATGGTCGTCGACGAGGCCGACCGGATGCTGGACATGGGCTTCATCCCCGACATCGAGCGCATCTTCAAACTGACGCCGCCGCGCCGCCAGACCCTGTTCTTCTCGGCGACCATGCCGCCGGAGATCACGCGCCTGACGACAGCCTTCCTCAAGGATCCGACCCGGATCGAGGCCTCGCGTCCGGCGATGACCGCCGACACCATCACCCAGTACATCGTCCGCATCCCGACCTCGGACCCCAAGGCCAAGCGGACCGCTCTGCGCGCCCTGGTCGGTCGCGAGGACGTGCGCAACGGCATCGTCTTCTGCAACCGCAAATCCGAAGTCGATATCGTCGCCAAGTCGCTGAAGACCCACGGCTTCGACGCTGCCCCGATCCACGGCGACCTAGATCAGTCGCACCGGATGAAGACCCTGGCGGACTTCCGCTCGGGCGCGCTCAAGATTTTGGTGGCGTCAGACGTCGCCGCGCGCGGACTGGACATCCCGGATGTCAGCCACGTCTTCAACTACGACGTCTCGCACCACGCCGACGACTACGTCCACCGCATCGGCCGCACCGGCCGCGCCGGCAAGCTGGGCCAAGCCTTCATGATCGTGACCCCGGCCGACGACAAGTCGCTGGATAAGGTGCTGAAGCTGATCAAGAAGGATCCGGAAGAGCTCGTTCTGGACGGCATCGACTTCGCCGCCATCAAGGACGGCCCTCGCCGCGACGACAAACGCTCGGGCGAACGCGGTCGCAGCCGGTCGCGCACCAGCAGCGCGCCCACCCCGTCCGCCGAGCCTGTCGACATCGCCCCAGTCACCGCCGCGCCATCGTCTGAAGAGGCCGCAACGCCCCGCAGCCGCAGCCGCCGCAAGGCCCGCCCCGAGACGCCGGTCGAAGTTGCGGTTCCTGTCGCCGCCGCAATCGAAGCGCAGCCCATCGTCGAGCCTGTTGAGACCGCTCACGCCGCACGCCCCGACCGTGCAGACCGCGAACCGCAGCTGCTGCAATCCGATCGCCGCGGCGACCGCAAGGCCGACAAGGCCGATACTCAGCGCCAGGGCGTGCGTGGCTTCGGCGACGACATTCCGGCCTTCCTGCGCCGGCCCGTCGTCATTCGCGCTTGAATTTGTACACAACGGCGCGGTGAGACGCCGCGTCGTTTACCCTGCATTACGGAACATCCCGTAGTGTGCGCCCCGACACAGCTCCAGAACAGGAGCCCAGGGGAACAAGAATGTCGAAAAAAGTCGAGACGGCGCTAAGAGCTCCTCAAGCCTATGCTTTGGCGCGCAACGTCATCGGCGAAATGGAAAAGGCCGGCGTGTGGCCCACGCCGCTGAACTTCGAGCTCTGGCTGCACTACATCAGCGACCCTGACGGCCCCCTGGCCCAGGAAATCCGCCGTCTTCTGGCGCAGTCTGCGGTCATCACTGACAAGACGTCCGAAATGCTGGCCGCCGAGTTCCTGCCGCGCGGTCGCCTGCCGGATCAGATCCGCGACGTCGGCGCCGTGCTTGACCGCGAATTGGCCAGCGTCGCCAGCGCCATCGCCATGGCGCACAAGACCCAGCACGACTATGGCGAAACCCTCGCCGACGCCTCGCAGTGCATGGAAACCGTCGATGATCCGTCGTCGCTGAAGGATCTGGTCGGCGGCTTGTCGACCGCGACCAACCGCGTGCGTCGGGAAACGGCGATCCTGGAAAAACGTCTGGAAAAGTCCAACAAGGAAGTCATCCGCCTGCGCGAAAACCTGGAACAGGTGCGCCGTGACGCCATGACCGACGCCCTGACCAATCTGGCCAACCGCAAGGCCTTCGACGAACGGCTCGAGGCCGCCTGCGCCGAGGATGACGGCGCGCCGCTCAGCCTGGCCATCCTGGACATCGACCACTTCAAACGGTTCAACGACACCTGGGGCCACCAGACCGGCGACCAGGTGCTGCGCTATGTCTCCACCGTCCTGTCCAACATCTGCGGCAAGACCCGATTCGCCGCCCGGTTCGGCGGTGAGGAGTTCGCCATCATTTTCCCGGGTGAAGGCGCCGGCGTCGTGATGGCGGCGCTTGAAAGCATCCGCAACGACGTGGCGTCACGCGCGCTGCGCCGTCGTTCGACCAATGATGACCTGGGCTCAGTCACGGTCTCTGCCGGCTTCGCCCAGCGCCAAAAGGGCGAAACCGCCGCCAGCCTGCTGGAACGCGCCGACGCCGCCCTGTACGAATCCAAGCGTGCGGGCCGAAACTGCGTCACGCCGGCGTCATCGCTCGAAAAGGCGGCTTAGGGTCTGACAGGACCAAGCTTTCTGCCATAGTCGCTCCATGCGCAGCTTCGCCTTCAATGTCGCCTACTGGATCCTGTCGATCGGTTACGGGCTGACCGCCGCCTTCGCCGCGCTGGCGCCCGGGCGCGGCCCGGCCAGCTGGGTCATCCGTCGCTATGTGAAACGCATGGTCCAGGCCATGTCGATCTTCGCCAACATCAAGCTGGACGTTCGCGGCAAGGATCGACTGCCCCCGGGCGCCTTCATCATCGCCTCAAAGCATCAAAGCTGGGGCGACGGCTTTGCGACCTATGATCAGTTCGACGACATCGCCTTCGTCACCGGCGATCATCTGGAAAAGTTTCCTCTGCTGGGCGGCGTACTGAAGAAGCTGGGCGCCATCGTCGTTAACTCCTGCGGCGGCCACGAAGCCCGCAAGGCCCTGGCCATGCGCGCCGCCGAGGCCCGCGCCGAGAACCGCAAGATCCTGATCTATCCCGAGGGCCATCTCGCGCCTGTCGGCAAGAAGTTCAAATATCGCTCTGGCGTCTGGCACATGTACCGCGACTTTGACGTGCCGGTCGTGCCGCTCGCCACCAACCTCGGCCTCTTCTGGCCAGAGGAAAAGTACGAAAAACACCCCGGCACGGCGACGCTGGAGTTCCTCGACCCGATCCCCGTCGGCCTGCCCAAAGACGAGTTCCTGGCTCGCCTCGAAGCCGTCATCGAGACCCGCACCGCCGAGCTCGTCGCCCAGGCCACGGGTCAGCCCGTGACGCCGGCCGTGCTGATCGAGGCGCCGACGAAGTAGTGCGATTCAGCGTCTTTCCCGACGCCTTCTTCACCGCTGCGTCCAGGCGACGGCTTCGTCGGGACTATCCAGGACCGCGTCGGTCAGTGTCCAGCAGCCCATCAGATCGGGATTTGCCTCAGTCGGCGGCGACCGGCACGATGGTCACGCTCTCGCCGCAGCCGCAGGCGTCGGTCTGGTTCGGATTGTTGAACACAAACTTGGACGCCAGCCGCGTCGTCTCATAGTCGATCTCGGTGCCGATCAGGAACAGCACGGCCCGGGGCTCGATCAGGATGGTGACGCCCTTGTCCTCGACCACCTCGTCCATCGGTCCGATCTCGTCGGCATAGGCGAAGGTGTATTCCTGCCCCGCGCAACCGCCGTTCTTAACCCCGATCCTCAGGCCGATGTGATCGTTCTCGGCATTGTCCAGGATCTCTCGCACCCGATCTGCGGCCGCGTCCGTCAGGGTGACGGCCTTTGGGCGCGGGCGACGCGGACGGGATGTGGCTTGAAGCTCGCTCATCAGAACATATCCATCAGAACATATTCAGGGCCAGCTTGGCCTCGTCGCTCATCTTGGAGGCGTCCCACGGCGGATCGAACACCAGATTGGCCTTGGCGCTGCGCACGCCCTCGACCTTCTCGACCGCCGTCTCCACCCAGCCCGGCATTTCGCCGGCGACCGGACAGCCCGGCGCCGTCAGGGTCATGTCCACCACCACGTCGCGATCGTCGTTGACGTCCACGCGATAGATCAGGCCCAGCTCATAGATGTCGACCGGGATTTCCG
This genomic interval carries:
- a CDS encoding 50S ribosomal protein L11 methyltransferase, with the translated sequence MSESALQIIARGPRAAAEAAAEAVDADPRLEGATYSILEEDEDNDVWRIDAFPTTDDEVEGLKAVLAGYPVTVLVEKLADADWLAMSLSGLPPVEAGRFFVYGAHDQGKVPEGRVTLKIDAGAAFGTGHHGTTVGCLEAFDKLLETESFEKVLDVGCGTGVLAIAAAKTGTPIAVGTDIDEPSARIANENAEINEAKCDFYFADGLSDPRIAQHQPYDLVFANILAAPLVHLAPEIGAALKSGGVAILSGLLRTQEERVLEAYLPLGFTVEQTIHHDAWSALQLRKG
- a CDS encoding GGDEF domain-containing protein, whose product is MSKKVETALRAPQAYALARNVIGEMEKAGVWPTPLNFELWLHYISDPDGPLAQEIRRLLAQSAVITDKTSEMLAAEFLPRGRLPDQIRDVGAVLDRELASVASAIAMAHKTQHDYGETLADASQCMETVDDPSSLKDLVGGLSTATNRVRRETAILEKRLEKSNKEVIRLRENLEQVRRDAMTDALTNLANRKAFDERLEAACAEDDGAPLSLAILDIDHFKRFNDTWGHQTGDQVLRYVSTVLSNICGKTRFAARFGGEEFAIIFPGEGAGVVMAALESIRNDVASRALRRRSTNDDLGSVTVSAGFAQRQKGETAASLLERADAALYESKRAGRNCVTPASSLEKAA
- a CDS encoding SUF system Fe-S cluster assembly protein, which encodes MTDQPIQDSDAFKDAWDEPQKSALSQAELDTLTDQLIEALKTVYDPEIPVDIYELGLIYRVDVNDDRDVVVDMTLTAPGCPVAGEMPGWVETAVEKVEGVRSAKANLVFDPPWDASKMSDEAKLALNMF
- a CDS encoding iron-sulfur cluster assembly accessory protein gives rise to the protein MSELQATSRPRRPRPKAVTLTDAAADRVREILDNAENDHIGLRIGVKNGGCAGQEYTFAYADEIGPMDEVVEDKGVTILIEPRAVLFLIGTEIDYETTRLASKFVFNNPNQTDACGCGESVTIVPVAAD
- a CDS encoding 1-acyl-sn-glycerol-3-phosphate acyltransferase, coding for MRSFAFNVAYWILSIGYGLTAAFAALAPGRGPASWVIRRYVKRMVQAMSIFANIKLDVRGKDRLPPGAFIIASKHQSWGDGFATYDQFDDIAFVTGDHLEKFPLLGGVLKKLGAIVVNSCGGHEARKALAMRAAEARAENRKILIYPEGHLAPVGKKFKYRSGVWHMYRDFDVPVVPLATNLGLFWPEEKYEKHPGTATLEFLDPIPVGLPKDEFLARLEAVIETRTAELVAQATGQPVTPAVLIEAPTK
- a CDS encoding DEAD/DEAH box helicase; translated protein: MTEFSQLGLSPTTLQAVADTGYTTATPIQEQAIPVALAGRDVLGIAQTGTGKTAAFTLPLVDRLSTGRARARMPRAIVLAPTRELADQVAESFAKYAKGTKLSWVLLIGGVSMGDQVAALNKGVDVLIATPGRLLDLFERGKMLLTGVEIMVVDEADRMLDMGFIPDIERIFKLTPPRRQTLFFSATMPPEITRLTTAFLKDPTRIEASRPAMTADTITQYIVRIPTSDPKAKRTALRALVGREDVRNGIVFCNRKSEVDIVAKSLKTHGFDAAPIHGDLDQSHRMKTLADFRSGALKILVASDVAARGLDIPDVSHVFNYDVSHHADDYVHRIGRTGRAGKLGQAFMIVTPADDKSLDKVLKLIKKDPEELVLDGIDFAAIKDGPRRDDKRSGERGRSRSRTSSAPTPSAEPVDIAPVTAAPSSEEAATPRSRSRRKARPETPVEVAVPVAAAIEAQPIVEPVETAHAARPDRADREPQLLQSDRRGDRKADKADTQRQGVRGFGDDIPAFLRRPVVIRA